GTCGATGATCTTTCAGACCTACGCCGTCTGGCCGCACATGACCGTTTTCCAGAACGTGGCGTACGGGCTGAAGCTCAAGAAGCTCGCGAGCGGCGACATCGCCAAAAAAGTGGACCGCATTCTCCGCCTGGTCCATCTGGACACGCTGGCGGAGCGTTATTCGGCGGAGCTTTCCGGCGGCCAGCAGCAACGCGTCGCGCTCGCGCGGGCGCTCGTGGTCGAGCCGCAAATCCTGCTGCTCGACGAGCCGCTCAGCAACCTCGACGCCAACCTGCGCGAGGAGATGCGCTTCGAGATCCGCCGGCTGCACGAAGAATTCCGCATCACGACGATTTACGTAACGCACGACCAGGCCGAGGCGATGGTGACGTCCGATCGGATCGCCGTGATGCATCTGGGAAAAATCATGCAGGTGGGAAATCCGGAGGAAATCTTCGA
The Candidatus Binatia bacterium DNA segment above includes these coding regions:
- a CDS encoding ABC transporter ATP-binding protein, with translation MATVSLRGLTKRFTEAAAAVSDLTLEIADGEFVSLLGPSGCGKTTTLRLVAGFLSPDAGEIRVDQKVISSPSVMIPPERRHMSMIFQTYAVWPHMTVFQNVAYGLKLKKLASGDIAKKVDRILRLVHLDTLAERYSAELSGGQQQRVALARALVVEPQILLLDEPLSNLDANLREEMRFEIRRLHEEFRITTIYVTHDQAEAMVTSDRIAVMHLGKIMQVGNPEEIF